The Gavia stellata isolate bGavSte3 chromosome 1, bGavSte3.hap2, whole genome shotgun sequence DNA segment AAACCTGTATTATTAGCTGAAGTAAGATGGCAAAGGTTGGCTAGATTGGTGCTAGTCTACTTCAGATAAAAACGGGTAATACCAGGGAGCAGAAGCATTAGTGAAAAGAAGCTTTTGTCATTTACTTGTGAACTTACTCTTAAAACCCCCTCAACACTTTAACAGTTGTATACTATCTCAATTGCATTTCAGGTTCATGAAGAGGAATAAGTACAGTCCAAGCTGACAGATATGAGAAGATGCTTGATACAATCAGGCACAACTGAAAGCAGATGTAGAACAAAATAAGCACTTACAGAAATAAACATCAAGTGAAAATCCAAAGAAACTGTATAGTGTATTCCAttcatttctttgtgtttctatTTTGCCAAGCCCCAGGGATCAATAAAAGATTACATCTTGCCAACAGCCCACTTCATTATGATGGAACAAATCCTAATTGGCAGACCTCtgacaaaatcaaaaccaaggGCAAATCCAGTCATGCTTCACAGCCTCACATATTTCATGTGCAGATTGTTAAAGCAGCACAGATTAAACCTGTGCAGGGGGACAGCCCTTAAAGCTGGGATAACCCAGCTTCCATCTGTCCTGCCCGTTGGAGTCTGTATGAGTTTTGTAGGAGAGCAGAGAGTAAACTTTTTCATGTGAACAGTCAGTTTAGAAGCTTCCACTACTACCAGCAAAAGGACTTTTGTTTGCCAGCTGCAGGAGAGACACAGGAGATACTGTGGAGGGACATGTCCCACCAGGACTGCCTGTGGCTCAGAAATAGGGTGTTCTCTTAGATCTTTTCCACTTTTAAATAGGGAAGTTGTCTttgcttgaaattaaaatactaaatgaaGTACAAAACAGTAAGCCCTCTCTTTCCctcatactgaaaaaaaaaaaacccctccaaactGAATCTTCCTCTGTGGAAACTTTTTCATTGTCCCTTCAGGATATCCAAGTTCCCATTTTTCATGCCAGCTTTTCACACACAAGTGTCAATTGacttatatatttatttattttttctactgGTTCAGTTGTTTCTTGCTCAGATAGTCGTATTTCCATGTGGCTCTTAGTGTAGCTCAATAGGTAAGGTGAAGAAACAATTTGTTCTTTTCAGCAGCAATCTCAGTAGCATCTGTGTGTGCAGAGAGGGATTTTCTTCCAATATGTCAAGGTGCCCATATGATCAttcttcttttgcatttctagtcaaaacaaaaatgtttgtaaGAACTCCTCTAGTGGGAACAGAACAAGACACAATCACTATAAAGATAAGtcagtattttccattttaacgTTAACATCCACATAACAGTGCAGAAACATTCCTGTTTCTTCCATCTAGTCCTCCATCAATGTAACCGGATCTGAGTTAACCTGTAAACTGTTTCCCTTCCTCTGATTATGATACGTTAAATGTCTCAACAGGTCCCAGGATAAATTAATCTTGCTTAAAGTCTTTAAACTAAACAGCTGCATCCCCAAAGTATGGTATAATCTCTAAAGCATGTTAGCATTAAAATTGACTAATAAGAAGCATGCAAGTGAATCTCTaagtgagagaaaaatgaaaaaagactgaGACACAATCATTTGAGAGTTGTCTTTCTGGTGTGTTCTTGTGGAACCTCATGGTAACCATCATAAAACGTCTCCTGAAGTTTACCAAATCCAGGCTGTGACAAAATCTTAAGGCCCAGGGAGTTTGAAGGTGTATCTCTCCATGGATAGGGCTGTACTGTCAGACACAGAAAGATGTACCCTAAGGAGTACTAGCTAAAGGTCATTTTTTTAAGGATACTCACCACAAATGCAAAGGAAGGAGACATAATACTATAAGACAGAGCCAGCCTATTACAAATGCACAAGAATAAAATGCATCCACTTGAAGATGCTGTACTCTAGTAAATAGGAGAGATGTGCAGAGAGGTAAGATCAGATACCATATGGTTATAACAGTCTTCTAAACAAAGCAAGTAGTATAACTTTTCACACTGAAGTTTTGGTGAGCTTTGACGTTGGATAGAATTGAAATAGTAATTTGAACCCTAATGAAGACTAGGTATGTGCATTATTTAAGGGACttcattttttggtttgggtttgggtttttttttggtcttaaaCACAAGTGAGAGAAAATTAACCAGTTtagttgtttttaaagcaagttaCAGAAAGTATTTGTGAAGGGTAACcaactttttcatctttttatagAGTACAGGAGAGCATCTGGTCAAGGGAAGGTCATGTTAACATTGTTACAACCAAAATACTATTGCATGGAGGTACCAGAGGGCCTTCTGGACACAGAAAATAGTAAGAATTAGGACAATTTATTTATGCTGAGACTTCTCATCCtgcattttcagtcttttttgtATGCTTTAGCCTACGAAAATCAAATTTATGTTTTGGTCAAACATTCAAGGTCTGGATTTAAGCTTAATagtacctttaaaaataaatcccctAATGATTGTACATACCTTGAACCAGACCCAGAGACAGACTCctgctaccaccaccaccagtgCCGCAATCACTCCTAGCACAATCTTCCCAGTGTTacctgaattttctttaaaaatacaagttcCAAGAAGTTTAAGAGAAGTGCTTTATATCACAAATTAATGTTCACTATTGTTCAATAATTATATCAAAGCTATGATTTTACTCTTATAACCTAAAAGCTATGATTTAGGGAGaatgtctcattttctttttaatgttactAATACAACAATGTTCAAGTTACTTGACTCATACCGTAAGACTTTAAAGCAATACTTTAATGACTTAAGTGTGAATAGCTGAAAGCAGATTATTTTACTTAATTGTGCTGATACAAAATTCCATGTGTGCTCATGTAATATGATTTGATGACTTCTTAATACAAGTcccatttaaaaacaatcagCTGCCCAGTATGGTAAACACTGCCTCCAGGCACAGTGCTCAGTGCCATTAGCAGTACTGCTGATTTCCAGCAGAACAACTCAGTAAGTGTTACCCAGCCTGGGTCATAGATTGCATGATTTCTGTTGTGAAGTCTTTGCAACTTTCATCTAAAACGTTTCCCAACTTCATGATGCAACCATGCAATCCAAGTGGgcacaagaagcagcagatcCTCAGGTGGGTGGTAACAATGGTTTCCACAGAAGATAAGAGCCCGTCTAGCAGAGGCTGGTCCTGCACAGCACCAAGCGTCTCATTATGCCAGCCAATTTCAACAACGTGAGAACACTCAGACCCGGAGGACTCATTCCTTTAAGTACAGCTGTTCTACTTCAGGCTTCCTTTCCACTGCTGCATCTCATCCAAGGAATTTGAAAAGTTCTACACTCCTCTGGAAACTCCCTATCGATGTCTAGCAAACAGTTCAAGAATGAGAACTGCCAAAACAGAGCATTTAATCTAGTCATGGCCTTCAGCTTGGCTCTGTACCCACATGCAGACCCATAGTTACATCTTGTCAGTTCCTTTGGTAGAGCAGCTCTAAGCTGTGACCTTTCTTTACACAGGAGAAGACCTCCAAAATGATTGCAAATTCGTTTCACTTTTCCCCTTAAAAGTCTCCTTTCCAGTGGCACTTGAAATCTTTCTGATGGTTAGGCAGCTGCTGTGCTATGACCACTATCCAACATACTGATCTAGCTCCTTCCCTTATCCCCTACTGGCTCTCTCTGCTTATCTCCTTTCAGCCTGTGCTGCCACAAAGATGCTAACCTCTCCGGTAagtgttttctctgttctgtaTAATGTATATCTGGTCCATGAGTAGGAAAATTCTGTGAGCAGCACAGTAATTTAGCCACCAAAGAGGGTATTTGTATCACCTATGGCTATTGTAAGATCCATCTGCAGACAGCAGCTAGAGAAAGCCATTTGTAGAGgatcacagaatcgttaaggttggaaacgacctgtaagatcatcaagtccaaccatcaacccaacaccaccatgcctattAAACcctgtcctgcagtgccatgtctacatgttttttgacagaaaaaaccTGATGATCCAGATCATATTTAGACTGAACAGGTGAGTGTGTTTGTCTCCAGTAAATGTACAGGGAGACTGATGGACTTGTGCACGTAAGTTAGGAGCATCAGTTAAGTGTGTAACTCCTGGGAGGTTTTCACTGCTCTCCACTTCAAAGGCACAGTATTAGGCTTACAGAATAAGGAAGATCATGCTGGAATTCAAGCTGCAAGGAAGTGTGTTTGTCTGACTTAACCATCTTCCTTAATCTAACTCCCCTCCTTCAGAGTGCATATAGCCACTGCCATTTAAAACACAACCTACATCAAGTATTCAGACTGAAACTAAGCTATcatgggggagaagggagaagggaagacaaAAATATGCAGTTATTATCACTTATTCTAGCCCCTTTTCTGCTATGTTGCCTCTATTTTTCATGTCCTACTGGCTTGTTTCAAGTTCTCTtccttcttaaaaaataaaagataaggTGCCCTATATTAGTTCTCAGTCTTTCAGGTGACTGTATATAATTACATggaattttgtatttaattgcGTAAAATGCCTATGTGCTactgtttgaatttttttttttccttcctttggaCCAAGATTTAAGGAGGCTGCATCCCAAACAGCATACTATTTTTGAACCAATCTGTAATTTGTTTGCACTATAATTTTAGAAAGCTGGAGTAAATTCTTTTAACCTTCGGTAAGAGTTTTCAATAGATAGAAAAGTTAATCCGTAAGTCTCCTTGAAACTGGAGACAATGAAATAACTGTAACTAAGACTTCACAGTTGGAAATTTACTACAGTTCGCAAAACCGCAGGCATGCATACAAACATATATATCCCCAGGTCTAAAAAAAGCCTGCTATGTAGAAttaaagctttgaaaataaCAACTGTGCACTCTCCTCAACAGGGTTTCTTCTGCAGGCACATTTATACCCCATGTTTGGGCTTCCCTTCATCTCCCTGCTACCTTTAAAGACCTTATTTGCTATTAGCGGAGCATTTAGGACATGATTCTGAGAGTACCCCTGTGCTCTCAGCTCTGAGGGCAGTTGGTGGCAACTGAGGGCAGCCACCAATTTTGAGACCTTTGCCACAAGAAGCTgctaattgaaaaaaaaagaaacttccaagtcattaaataaatacatcttaggtaacctttttttccctgggacaacaataataaaatctCTTCTACACACCTGTACTTATTACACAAGatgatttttcttaatgttttacAGATTTCTGATTGACCTTTTAGCTCTGCATTCCCCTCACTGGTCCCCATCCTCTGAAATGGAAGGAGCCACAACTTACCAACTTGCAAATTTCTCACGGTAAGTTTTGTGTAGTGAGGTGTTGAAATATTACACAGATATTCTCCACTGTCATTTGCAGTAAGGTCACGCAACGTCAGTGAAAAGTCACTTTGGTTAATCTGGACTCGAGGCTGATAAGAGTGAGATGTACCATTGAAGGAAGCCAGGACTGAGAtcactgcatttctgtttaatGTCCAGACAACACTGAAACCTTCAGTGTTTGCAGTCTCATTGCTGTGTTCACAAGGAATTGCAGCGCTACTTCCTTCCACGTTAGACAGTTGCTCTGAAACAGATAATTGAAGAACcctctgcaattttttttggaaaatactgCGAAGGTTATTTagacattttctgattttttttctgaagtttgatACTACTGTGGACAAATATAAAAACGTATTTCACTACTTTGATATCATATTCAAACATCTCAGTATGATTCTAGAAGCatctgaagattttaaaagcaaacctatcttacattaaaaaaaaatctaattggTATTAGCTATacttatgaaaattattttgttttcatttgtctaTTTCTCCTCTAATTAGGGAGCTCTCATTAATAAAAGTGATTCAGCCTAGTCTAAGTTACTGTGTAAAGTAGCATGACATTCCACATCctgggagcagagagaaaatgcaaCTAATCAGATACCTCCACATTTCAAGCAAAAGGGTAAAACTGTTACAacagaatttaattaaaagaataaaaagattgTATTTAGTTAGAAATAACTTTCAGCTATGGTGGACTTAAGTACTTTACCCATCTGTGTGGAACACTTACAATTAAtgaataactttaaaaaaaaaggaaggagaaggaaagaccAAGTAAGTGGAACTAATAGCTAATGTATAAAATACTAATATAACACAAATTAATATCATAGCACAACTATCAATTTGACAGCAGGGATTtgctgcaaaggaaggaaagacagaggaggctgtgggggCTGGCAGTCTGCTGGAGAGGAAACTCATATGTTATTCTGACATGGTATAACCACGCTTGGTTTCTGTTTGTGGGGCTGAATGAACAGAGGTGGAGCTGAAAACCATGAggacaaaaaaagcccaaaactgTACCCCACACTGCTATTACATAaggaaaacagtgtattttcaaaatgttccaGTGAGAGGATAGACACATGCAAACAAAAGCATAATGAAATGTACCTTTTTCTCTTGTGGATCGGAAGGACGGATTAACAAAATAGACACTTAAAGTGCACTTGTTACCTACTACGATGCCATACTTGAAACCTTCCATATTGTAAGCTATTGAATCTAAATTAGAAACTGCACTCTTTGTTCTGAAGTATATGCAGTGGATTAGGAACTGAGAGTGTCTGGGTACACTTTAGGGGAAAATCAGGGCCATGTAAGCAGCCATGCACATCTCACAAGGGAATTGCTCTTGCATTGCTCTTGatccaattaaaaaatatttcctaagaAACAGGAGAAGTTGAAAAGTACCAGTTATTTACTTGAACTGAATTTCCAGTGAAATTCAGGAGGAGGACAAACTGGACAGTTGACATTTCATAGCCCTGTTTTTCCTTAACTAACAAAATTAGCTGCTGTTTGCTCAAATGCAAGTTTGCTGCTCCCCACTGCCATGCACCCCCAGCACTCACCCTGGGCACTTAAGAATGCGCTTGAAGAGTAGTACAATGAAACTTCAAACAGTACTGAAAAAACTCTCGCAAAAGTTGGGAAATGGAATGAGTAAGGAGCATATGCATCTAGAGCAGCAGGCAAACTTTCCCCTCCCTCATATAACCCACAGGTTCACTAAGGTTTCCATGTATTTTGTCtgagttctttcttttcttgataGAGTGTAGTTTTATTATTATGCACCTCTTGAAACATGAAACTGATACGGAAAAAGTGTTCAGAGTAAAGCTAACTTGCAGAAGTGTGAGCTACTCCCTCTTATCCCTACTTCTTGGACACATGCTGCCTTGTAACAGATGAGTTTCAAAAAGGAAGGCGCATCCTTTTGCACCATCCCATATCCATATTGACCCACTGCAGAAATACCATATTTAATTTGGCTCCAAAATCAGCTGTGACAGTCACTAATGATGCAGGAAGAGACTTCCATTCATTCCTACCTTGCATCTTCCATTCAGCAGCCCACTCTTCATGAGGGAGATGAATATGACAGTGGTAAGGATCTGCTGTGTTTGTAATGTTTTGGTCACTTCTAAGAGAATAGAGAACTCCATCCCTGGTTTCCTGCCGATCCGTTTCTTGGATGGGTGTTTTGCCTTGTACCCAAGATATATGTGGTGCTGGATAAGTGAGAAAGGCATAGCACTTCAGCATCCTTTCTGTGCCTGTCTTTTGGTATTCCAGTGCAAAATAAGAAGACActgtagatttaaaaaagaatttaaaaatcaatcCTACTGCtttcaaaatcctttttaaGTGATTGGTCTTTTGAAATAACATTGGGGAGAATAAACATAACTGAGAACAAAATTTAATCTGTGTTTGATTTCAAAAGCAAGCATAGCATTACTTACTGTCAATGCCAGGATCTGTACTGTTCTGAGGAGCCACataatgttttaaaactcaAGTATACTACCTAGTTACCCTTTAGAAATCATGGTGCAAGCAGGTTATGAGAACAAGTGCTGCACTGAAATTTTTCAACTCATGTTTCAACGTTTCACCAGAGAAAATGAATTTCCTGATAAATGCCATCAGGCCCAAAAGGCGCTCTGTTGGGTCGGAGGATTTTGATTCCATGTGAGAAATAAGACAAGAAAATCTGTTGGTGTAATTCCATTTCCACTGGTGTGAGCCAAGCACTTTTGATGTCCTACTGACCTCTTATGCGCAGCATGACTTCCActtctgttttagtttgctgtgTTCCCACATAGCAATTATAAGAGCCCTCATCAGTCACGGTCAAGTTACTAAGTTTCAAGGAGGCATTTCCACTAGGAATGTTCTCGTGGAAAAGGTGTGTTCTGTGTTTGTAATCCGGGTCTTGTCTTTCCAGCTGATCACTCTGGTAGTAGTAGCTGTGCACATTTTTGTCACCTTTCTTCCAGTAAATTACTTCATCATCTCCAGGTGGGAAAGGACAAGGGAGGATACAATCCTTGGAAAACAGCCCCATTACTGTTTCCTGTTCTGTAACACCTAAAGCCCGTAAGTACAAATGAGTAAGTTAAATCTACTCTACAAGCATATTCCTGCCCCTTCTTATCACTGACAAAAAAAACgctctggcaggcagcacaTTCCTACCCAGCATGCCAACAGCTCTTTCACGGCTCTTCTGTAGCGTGAATCTCTGGGACAGCAAGGGTCTTCATTTAGTTTAATCAGTATTATAACACAGAGCTCTGGTCTTTGAACTTATAATCAGTTTAAGTAGATATCCTAAGTAAGCACCTACATATTCAAATCAGCACACCGCCACCTTAGCACCCAAGCTTCAAACGCATTCCCAAAAGCACCACCTTCAACCTCAAAACCTTTTGAGCTGCAGCTTGCTACTTGCTCAAACGTTCATAGTCCCATGTTGCAGTGATCTGGGTTACCAATAACCTCACATAGGGCCAAGCAGTTGTaccatcacagaaacaaagGACATGATGGTGCAACCAACAGGAAGGACAGAACTTCTTCAAACAGCTTCACCACCACAGATAGTGTCAGAGAGCTCTGTCCTAGCCCATGGAGGTAATTAAGGTGTGGATTCCTCAAAATTAATTCACAGAAGTGGTAGCATCTGATTGCTGTTAGGATTTAATTTAGGCCTTGATGGCATGAAAGAACAATTTTAAAtgaatctttttaaaaactgactgCATTAACTTAGCATCATCGTACGGACCTTCTGGGCAAGGTCAGACAACCTGTTAGGCTGGTAGCGAGTGCCCCACTGCAGCTGCCTTCTCAGAAATTCTGATGCCCTCTCCAGCTCAGCCGGCAGGGCAATCTGGGTGGCTTTTCCTCAGCCATCTCAGTGCAAAGTCAACCAATGTACTTCAAACTATTTTCAGTACAAACTGACAACTACTGCCTGCTGAGCAGTCACACAACGCAGACCACCAGTTGAGCCATGGGGCAGAAACGTAGGCAGGTAACAGTTCGGGTGCTCAGTGTGCTTGATGGCCACGGCCATCCGTGCAGCCATCTTCCAAACAGTTGTCTTTTGCTTCAGGAGTGTTTTACATTACCCCAAATCAATTCTTTACCATTAATAAACAGTGTTTGAATTAATTAATTCCCCCTATTAAAATATGAGTAATAATTGtcttattatttttcataaacaaTAGAGCTAAAACCTACCCCAAAGTGTGGCACCTATGTGAAATAAATAGATGAGAAGAGGTGGTATTTTCTGTCCCTTCATGTCTTCTGTAGACTCAACGTCAAACTGACAACATagaaggaggggagaaaatcTGTTTAAATGCAGGTAAAAGATGCACCCTAATTATATAATTTCCTTCGTACAGCTTATTAAGGACTGTAGGCCTTTGTATCATGGTTTTTGTTTGCAACAGTCTTGGCCCAGATTTTTGGCCTTAAGGTCATTATGTAATACTATACATTTCATAATGGTTGAGGCCCTCTCATTACCATGTAATCCTTTGAAGATTGAtactttctgtttatttttaataaatagaaaGTGTTTACCCTCAGTGTTCTTACAGGGCTAGGGAACATTAATCTTCATTATTCATGAACAAGACACCGAGGAAAAATGGTCAAGTACAATTTCCAAAAGAATATAAGACATCTCCCAGATTTTTCTacttcttaaaatatatttctgattaCTGCAACATTTGACTTTCTGAGGTGGGAAATTTCCCTGCATTTGCaaatattgcaaatataaaGAACTTCTCACAATTTACTCTTCACCAGATCAAAAGGGCATCAGCTGAACTTACAAAAATGTGTGTATGGACGTCTAGGATAGGaatgcagaggaggaggagattcTCCCATCATATCTTCTGGTTTGTCAGTCAAATAACAACGAACTGGAAGCTCTTGTGCACAACgaaaaaagaataatcataCTGTAACTGATAGACTGCACTTTTCCTCCACCCAGGCACACCATTCTAAAATACAGCGTACCGCAGTGGAGAAATCACCTCATCAATCAAATAGCTTGAGAAGAGTCTAAAGAGCTTCCCCTAGAacttttcctctccccaaagGACAGCTATAGGTACCATTCCTGACTTACACAGGGCACAATTTAGGCAGGCTTGCTAACCAGTTCTTTCAATACTAATGAATAATTTTGACTGGTGCGTGTCACTGTATTTGTGGTGGATGTGAATCTTACGTCCCAAGGATTTTTGCAGGTTATTTCATTTGTAAAGCTAGTGCgattattttatgtattttcacttttctattaggaaaaaaacccaacaaaggAGAACCAAAATATTAAACCTGAGACAGAGATGATGCAAGAGTAAAACAAACACTTATATCTTTTTGTTCCATGTTAGCAGCAATTGCCAGTATCTCcattcttttcctccttgcctTGGCAAGTGGTATATACATCATGTTTTACTGGATTTTTTGCTCATTTGTCTGTCACTTCTAACTTGATTAATACAATATATTGTGCTTGATGTTTGAATTTCAGAAACCGCAATCAATGCTAAATTTCCCTTTGTGACTGATCTGCCACATTTAATAGACAGCCTGTGCAGTTTGGCAGCAACGCTCTGAGCGTAACATGGTTCCAACAGTAACTCTGCGATGCCTTTGGGGGCTGCATCAAGGAGTGAAGCCTGGACACCACAGGCTGCCTCACATATTCTAGCTGTACTCCATAATGCCGTACTGAAATACAGAACTATAACTGGTTATCTGAAAATTTTCGTGTTCAGTACAAATTTTAGCTTTGGATCTTCCCACCGTAGTGTGTTGAGAAAAGTGTTTGTTGCTCTGTAGAAAAACCTGA contains these protein-coding regions:
- the HHLA2 gene encoding HERV-H LTR-associating protein 2, with amino-acid sequence MKGQKIPPLLIYLFHIGATLWGVTEQETVMGLFSKDCILPCPFPPGDDEVIYWKKGDKNVHSYYYQSDQLERQDPDYKHRTHLFHENIPSGNASLKLSNLTVTDEGSYNCYVGTQQTKTEVEVMLRIRVSSYFALEYQKTGTERMLKCYAFLTYPAPHISWVQGKTPIQETDRQETRDGVLYSLRSDQNITNTADPYHCHIHLPHEEWAAEWKMQEQLSNVEGSSAAIPCEHSNETANTEGFSVVWTLNRNAVISVLASFNGTSHSYQPRVQINQSDFSLTLRDLTANDSGEYLCNISTPHYTKLTVRNLQVENSGNTGKIVLGVIAALVVVVAGVCLWTTFQRAAKHPENLGTTSVQNRGIHKENFIYDKKGATVGWKLQPYRST